A single window of Malus sylvestris chromosome 5, drMalSylv7.2, whole genome shotgun sequence DNA harbors:
- the LOC126620808 gene encoding protein ROOT HAIR DEFECTIVE 3 homolog 2-like isoform X1 produces the protein MRKKLSLSLSGPVEALLETGAKDTWALIRKLLNRETEVAVSKFSTAVANFELDNQMVAKMKQHLKDYARNVVETKAREEAGKIMIHMKDRFATVFNYDSNSMPRVWTGNEDIKSITKDARTASLKLLSTMAAIRLDEKPDNIENVLVSSLVDGTVTVSSSQNRKLGSSTDPLASRSWEEVSSKDTLITPVQCKSLWRQFKAETEYSVTQAISAQEAHKQSNNWLPPPWAIMAMIVLGFNEFMMLLKNPLYLMVLFVAFLLSKALWVQMDITGQFQHGALSGILSISSRFLPTVMNLLRKLAEEAQGNQTPEAQRRPVSLASQSYRNETPQPNPVTSSFPESSVSSNISSSDTGMEYSSPPLRQRRTANVEEVESS, from the exons ATGAG aaaaaaacTTTCTTTGTCTTTAAGTGGTCCTGTAGAAGCTCTACTCGAAACTGGTGCAAAAGACACCTGGGCTTTGATAAGAAAACTACTTAATCGTGAGACTGAAGTTGCAGTATCAAAGTTCTCAACTGCAGTTGCGAATTTTGAGTTGGACAATCAAATGGTTGCCAAAATGAAGCAACATTTGAAGGATTATGCGAGAAATGTGGTGGAGACAAAAGCAAGAGAAGAGGCTGGGAAAATTATGATCCACATGAAGGATCG GTTTGCCACGGTCTTCAATTATGACAGCAATTCAATGCCTAGGGTTTGGACTGGGAACGAAGACATTAAAAGTATTACCAAGGATGCACGAACTGCG TCTCTGAAGCTTTTGTCAACCATGGCTGCCATTCGCTTGGATGAGAAGCCTGATAATATTGAAAATGTCCTCGTTTCTTCTCTGGTGGACGGGACTGTTACTGTTTCATCTTCACAAAATAGGAAACTAGGATCTTCTACTGATCCTCTTGCCTCAAGGTCTTGGGAAGAG GTTTCTTCAAAGGATACCTTAATTACCCCAGTACAGTGCAAGTCATTGTGGAGGCAGTTCAAAGCAGAGACCGAATATAGCGTCACTCAAGCTATTTCGGCACAG GAGGCTCACAAGCAGAGTAACAACTGGTTACCTCCTCCATGGGCTATAATGGCGATGATCGTTCTTGGTTTTAACGAATTTATGATGCTTTTAAA GAACCCTCTCTACCTCATGGTTCTATTTGTTGCATTTTTACTTTCAAAGGCCTTATGGGTACAGATGGACATTACGGGACAGTTCCAGCATGGCGCT CTGTCAGGAATACTGTCTATCTCATCAAGGTTTCTTCCAACCGTCATGAATCTTCTAAGAAAACTTGCAGAAGAAGCTCAGGGGAATCAAACACCGGAAGCACAAAGGCGGCCAGTTTCTCTTGCTTCCCAGAGTTATAGAAATGAAACACCTCAGCCAAATCCAGTAACAAGCTCATTCCCGGAGTCCTCAGTGTCATCCAATATCTCGTCATCAGATACCGGCATGGAATACTCAAGCCCTCCTTTAAGACAAAGGCGAACAGCAAACGTTGAGGAAGTTGAATCTTCATGA
- the LOC126620808 gene encoding protein ROOT HAIR DEFECTIVE 3 homolog 2-like isoform X2: MRKKLSLSLSGPVEALLETGAKDTWALIRKLLNRETEVAVSKFSTAVANFELDNQMVAKMKQHLKDYARNVVETKAREEAGKIMIHMKDRFATVFNYDSNSMPRVWTGNEDIKSITKDARTASLKLLSTMAAIRLDEKPDNIENVLVSSLVDGTVTVSSSQNRKLGSSTDPLASRSWEEVSSKDTLITPVQCKSLWRQFKAETEYSVTQAISAQEAHKQSNNWLPPPWAIMEPSLPHGSICCIFTFKGLMGTDGHYGTVPAWRSVRNTVYLIKVSSNRHESSKKTCRRSSGESNTGSTKAASFSCFPEL; this comes from the exons ATGAG aaaaaaacTTTCTTTGTCTTTAAGTGGTCCTGTAGAAGCTCTACTCGAAACTGGTGCAAAAGACACCTGGGCTTTGATAAGAAAACTACTTAATCGTGAGACTGAAGTTGCAGTATCAAAGTTCTCAACTGCAGTTGCGAATTTTGAGTTGGACAATCAAATGGTTGCCAAAATGAAGCAACATTTGAAGGATTATGCGAGAAATGTGGTGGAGACAAAAGCAAGAGAAGAGGCTGGGAAAATTATGATCCACATGAAGGATCG GTTTGCCACGGTCTTCAATTATGACAGCAATTCAATGCCTAGGGTTTGGACTGGGAACGAAGACATTAAAAGTATTACCAAGGATGCACGAACTGCG TCTCTGAAGCTTTTGTCAACCATGGCTGCCATTCGCTTGGATGAGAAGCCTGATAATATTGAAAATGTCCTCGTTTCTTCTCTGGTGGACGGGACTGTTACTGTTTCATCTTCACAAAATAGGAAACTAGGATCTTCTACTGATCCTCTTGCCTCAAGGTCTTGGGAAGAG GTTTCTTCAAAGGATACCTTAATTACCCCAGTACAGTGCAAGTCATTGTGGAGGCAGTTCAAAGCAGAGACCGAATATAGCGTCACTCAAGCTATTTCGGCACAG GAGGCTCACAAGCAGAGTAACAACTGGTTACCTCCTCCATGGGCTATAATG GAACCCTCTCTACCTCATGGTTCTATTTGTTGCATTTTTACTTTCAAAGGCCTTATGGGTACAGATGGACATTACGGGACAGTTCCAGCATGGCGCT CTGTCAGGAATACTGTCTATCTCATCAAGGTTTCTTCCAACCGTCATGAATCTTCTAAGAAAACTTGCAGAAGAAGCTCAGGGGAATCAAACACCGGAAGCACAAAGGCGGCCAGTTTCTCTTGCTTCCCAGAGTTATAG